The Pyrus communis chromosome 2, drPyrComm1.1, whole genome shotgun sequence genome includes a window with the following:
- the LOC137725342 gene encoding uncharacterized protein, whose product MSRFLTFRSFRKVANTVVNSPKQNWQEADKYGTIVGVSLRLPQYRLYRDYTFPTRGNASFSLYNNTKNFYRSNCSRSFGVIPARSAVRHRAQLVWKRLSERFSYSGRGFSHINNFAQAFSLAVTRSNLLLPGIFAFTSGKLAWSQRSLAETEYHPPSNTLYMRAQDGHAFMTSLAFAVLEGTILVLRAVTLGILFTPSIVMAAFADCFGPEFRKLWLHVVLRTLELAGPAFIKWGQWAATRPDLFPRDLCTKLSELHTKAPEHSFAYTKKTIERAFGRKLPEIFDNFEEKPVASGSIAQVHRATLRFRYPGQRAKPIVVAVKVRHPGVGESIRRDFVIINLVAKISKFIPALKWWRLDESVQQFAVFMMSQVDLAREAAHLSRFIYNFRRWKDVSFPKPLYPLVHPAVLVETYEQGECVSHYVDDLEGHERIKSALAHIGTHALLKMLLVDNFIHADMHPGNILVRVPKNKSSRNRLFKSKPHVIFLDVGMTAELSKHDRVNLVEFFKAVALRDGRTAAECTLRLSKQQKCPNPKAFIEEVEESFAFWGTPEGDLVHPAECMQQLLEKVRRHRVNVDGNVCTVMVTTLVLEGWQRKLDPAYNVMDTLQTLLLKADWAKSLSYTIEGLMAP is encoded by the exons AGTTAGCCTCCGCCTTCCCCAATACAGATTATACAGGGACTATACATTTCCTACAAGAGGGAATGCCtcattttcattgtacaataATACGAAGAATTTTTACCGAAGTAATTGTTCCAGGAGTTTTGGTGTCATTCCCGCAAGGAGTGCAGTGAGACACCGTGCCCAACTTGTTTGGAAAAGGCTCTCTGAAAGGTTTTCCTATAGTGGTCGTGGATTCTCGCATATAAATAATTTTGCACAAGCTTTCAGCTTGGCTGTAACCCGCTCTAACCTGTTGCTTCCTGGTATTTTTGCCTTCACAAGTGGGAAGCTAGCATGGTCACAAAGGTCTTTGGCAGAAACGGAATACCACCCACCATCAAATACTTTGTACATGCGTGCACAGGATGGACACGCTTTTATGACCTCATTAGCATTTGCAGTTTTAGAAGGTACAATCTTGGTATTAAGAGCAGTTACCTTAGGAATCTTGTTCACACCCAGCATAGTGATGGCTGCATTTGCTGACTGCTTTGGACCTGAGTTTAGGAAGTTGTGGCTTCATGTTGTTCTCCGAACATTGGAATTGGCAGGTCCAGCTTTCATCAAATGGGGTCAATGGGCAGCTACACGGCCTGATCTCTTCCCGAGAGATCTATGCACCAAGCTCTCTGAGCTTCACACCAAAGCTCCTGAACATAGCTTTGCCTACACAAAGAAAACTATTGAACGAGCGTTTGGCCGCAAGCTGCCTGAGATTTTTGACAATTTTGAGGAGAAACCAGTAGCATCTGGAAGTATTGCTCAAGTGCATCGAGCTACTTTAAGATTTAGGTACCCTGGTCAACGGGCGAAGCCCATAGTAGTTGCAGTAAAGGTTAGACACCCTGGTGTTGGTGAATCAATTAGGAGAGATTTTGTTATAATCAATCTGGTCgcaaaaatttcaaagttcatTCCTGCCTTAAAGTGGTGGAGATTGGATGAAAGTGTGCAGCAGTTTGCAGTTTTTATGATGTCTCAAGTTGACCTTGCAAGGGAAGCTGCCCATTTGAGCCGCTTTATTTATAATTTCCGTAGATGGAAGGATGTCTCTTTCCCGAAGCCTTTGTATCCACTTGTGCATCCTGCTGTTCTGGTGGAAACTTATGAACAAGGGGAATGCGTGTCACACTATGTTGATGATCTTGAAGGGCATGAACGGATTAAATCTGCACTTGCTCACATCGGGACACATGCACTTTTGAAGATGCTCCTG GTGGACAACTTTATTCATGCAGACATGCATCCTGGAAATATCCTTGTCCGGGTGCCTAAGAACAAGTCTTCTAGGAATAGACTCTTCAAATCAAAGCCTCATGTCATTTTCCTTGATGTAGGCATGACTGCTGAACTCTCTAAACATGATAGAGTAAATTTAGTGGAATTTTTCAAGGCGGTTGCTCTTCGTGATGGGCGCACTGCTGCTGAGTGCACCCTCAGACTATCTAAGCAACAGAAATGCCCTAACCCAAAGGCTTTCATTGAG GAAGTGGAGGAGTCGTTCGCTTTCTGGGGAACTCCAGAAGGTGATCTGGTCCATCCTGCTGAGTGTATGCAGCAGTTACTGGAGAAAGTTAGGCGTCATAGAGTCAATGTTGATGGAAATGTCTGTACTGTCATGGTAACAACTTTGGTTCTTGAG GGATGGCAGCGGAAACTCGATCCTGCATACAACGTGATGGACACATTGCAAACGCTACTTCTCAAAGCTGACTGGGCAAAGTCCCTTTCTTACACAATTGAGGGACTAATGGCTCCATAA